In one window of Rhodanobacter sp. FDAARGOS 1247 DNA:
- a CDS encoding EAL domain-containing protein: protein MDRDELDPARADQREGHDARLSLAKPSPWRLSAWLWSLLVLLGGLALALSVHHQQQQRRLAEQSFVRGELANKTFAALQDKLNSAEAMLRAVQTLFLASDQVTQVEFANFYTNLRPREQFPSLLALAYAQREQDDAGERYMTRWVEPAMGNAAVIGLDVGAQPNNLAGLLASRDSDQATLSAPFRPVQQRGASGTEDGITLRLPVFSPGNPPQSLDQRHQRMRGSIAVSFRVSKLIDSVLQDDVRRDLRLQLADVTEAGHVLPLFDSMPGTPDVRGGYRFERRLAYGGRVWDVVMQPRDTTPPAIDWRQSTLPGGLLVSLLLALLVYSIVGTRQRALELGWQMSRRYRESEERFRALNELLPALVLLAEVDGGRITYANRTSRDRLGDQVTEQRLPDLFDDEILRQQLGDAETRGCSRIEARLHNTAGAHFWASVAISRIELGGVGKLLMVASDITEQRQLTELLSHQASHDALTDLYNRREFERRLHESLAAGVAGPPIIVLLYVDLDQFKLINDTSGHLAGDQLLAQLSIVMRKQLGGTDVLARLGGDEFGVLLTRVADPQEAERIAERVRRCIDGYVFIWEQRSYTISASIGGVVAEPAGISAKDLLTQADTACYVAKESGRNRVHFYSERDDQTVRRRSEMEWANRLRWAVDEHRLQLTYQEVWPLPLGDGAEPGIEMLLRFREESGQLVVPGVFLPAAERYGLMPSVDRWVIETTLANFERLHPAGNRLDMVAINLSGASIEDPALVDRIIELLQRYRVEPSRVCFEITETVAVRNLSQVVRCMALLRSAGCRIALDDFGAGMSSFTYLKNLPLDIIKIDGSFVRDMLTDPVSHLMVKAVTDIGHRLGLEVIAEWVADAETVQALTALGVNRVQGFSLHHPELAVFQRD, encoded by the coding sequence ATGGATCGCGACGAGCTTGACCCGGCCCGGGCGGATCAGCGGGAAGGCCATGACGCCCGGCTGTCGCTGGCCAAGCCATCGCCATGGCGGCTCAGCGCGTGGCTGTGGAGCCTGCTGGTCCTGCTGGGCGGACTGGCCCTGGCGCTGTCCGTGCACCATCAGCAGCAGCAACGCCGCCTGGCCGAGCAGTCCTTCGTTCGGGGCGAACTGGCCAACAAGACGTTCGCGGCGCTGCAGGACAAGCTGAATTCGGCCGAAGCGATGCTGCGCGCCGTGCAGACGCTGTTTCTCGCGTCGGACCAGGTGACCCAGGTCGAGTTCGCGAATTTCTACACCAACCTGCGCCCTCGCGAGCAGTTTCCCAGCCTGCTGGCGCTGGCCTATGCGCAACGCGAGCAGGATGACGCGGGCGAACGCTACATGACGCGGTGGGTCGAGCCTGCCATGGGGAACGCCGCGGTGATCGGCCTGGATGTCGGAGCGCAGCCGAACAACCTGGCCGGCCTGCTGGCCTCGCGCGACAGCGACCAGGCCACCCTGTCCGCGCCGTTTCGCCCGGTACAGCAGCGCGGCGCCAGCGGTACCGAGGACGGCATCACCCTGCGCCTGCCCGTGTTCAGCCCGGGCAACCCGCCGCAATCGCTCGACCAACGGCACCAGCGCATGCGCGGCTCGATCGCGGTGTCTTTCCGCGTCAGCAAGCTGATCGACAGCGTCCTGCAGGATGACGTGCGACGCGACCTGCGGCTGCAGCTGGCCGACGTGACGGAAGCCGGCCACGTGCTGCCGCTGTTCGACTCGATGCCCGGCACGCCGGATGTCCGCGGCGGCTATCGTTTCGAGCGTCGACTGGCCTACGGCGGTCGGGTCTGGGACGTGGTGATGCAGCCACGCGACACCACCCCTCCCGCGATCGACTGGCGCCAGTCGACCCTGCCCGGCGGCCTGCTGGTGAGCCTGCTGCTGGCTCTGCTGGTGTACTCCATCGTGGGGACGCGGCAACGCGCGCTCGAGCTGGGCTGGCAGATGAGCCGGCGCTATCGCGAGAGCGAGGAGCGCTTCCGCGCACTGAACGAACTGCTGCCCGCGCTGGTGCTGCTGGCCGAAGTCGATGGCGGCCGGATCACCTACGCGAACCGCACCTCGCGCGATCGTCTCGGTGACCAGGTCACCGAGCAGCGCCTGCCCGACCTGTTCGACGACGAGATCCTGCGCCAGCAGCTGGGCGATGCCGAAACCCGGGGCTGCAGCCGGATCGAGGCGCGCCTGCACAACACGGCCGGCGCGCACTTCTGGGCCAGCGTGGCGATCTCGCGCATCGAGCTGGGCGGAGTCGGCAAGTTGCTGATGGTGGCCAGCGACATCACCGAACAGCGCCAGCTGACCGAGCTGCTCAGCCACCAGGCCAGCCACGACGCCCTGACCGACCTGTACAACCGGCGCGAATTCGAGCGCCGCCTGCATGAATCGCTGGCGGCCGGCGTGGCGGGCCCGCCGATCATCGTGCTGCTGTACGTCGACCTCGACCAGTTCAAGCTGATCAACGACACCTCGGGTCATCTCGCCGGCGATCAGCTGCTGGCCCAGCTTTCGATCGTGATGCGCAAGCAGCTGGGCGGCACCGATGTGCTGGCCCGCCTCGGCGGCGACGAGTTCGGGGTGCTGCTGACCCGGGTGGCCGACCCGCAGGAAGCGGAGCGCATCGCCGAACGCGTGCGTCGCTGCATCGACGGCTACGTGTTCATCTGGGAGCAGCGCAGCTACACGATCAGTGCCAGCATCGGCGGCGTGGTCGCCGAGCCGGCCGGCATCTCGGCCAAGGATCTGCTGACCCAGGCCGACACCGCCTGCTACGTGGCCAAGGAGTCCGGCCGCAATCGCGTGCACTTCTACTCCGAGCGCGACGACCAGACGGTGCGCCGGCGCAGCGAGATGGAGTGGGCCAACCGCCTGCGCTGGGCCGTCGACGAACATCGCCTGCAGCTCACCTACCAGGAAGTGTGGCCACTGCCGCTGGGCGACGGCGCCGAACCCGGCATCGAGATGCTGTTGCGCTTCCGCGAGGAGTCCGGACAGCTGGTGGTGCCCGGCGTGTTCCTGCCGGCGGCGGAGCGTTACGGCCTGATGCCGTCGGTCGACCGCTGGGTAATCGAGACCACCCTGGCCAACTTCGAGCGGCTGCATCCGGCCGGCAACCGGCTGGACATGGTGGCGATCAACCTGTCCGGCGCCAGCATCGAGGACCCGGCCCTGGTCGACCGGATCATCGAACTGCTGCAGCGCTACCGGGTGGAGCCTTCGCGGGTGTGTTTCGAGATCACCGAGACCGTGGCGGTGCGCAACCTGTCCCAGGTGGTGCGCTGCATGGCCTTGTTGCGCAGCGCCGGTTGCCGCATCGCGCTGGACGATTTCGGCGCGGGCATGTCCTCGTTCACCTATCTGAAAAACCTGCCGCTGGACATCATCAAGATCGACGGCAGCTTCGTGCGCGACATGCTCACCGATCCGGTCAGTCACCTGATGGTCAAGGCGGTGACCGACATCGGGCATCGGCTGGGCCTGGAAGTGATCGCCGAATGGGTGGCCGACGCCGAGACCGTGCAGGCGCTGACCGCGCTGGGCGTGAACCGGGTGCAGGGTTTCAGTCTGCATCATCCCGAGCTGGCGGTGTTCCAGCGAGACTGA